A stretch of the Chlamydiota bacterium genome encodes the following:
- a CDS encoding glycoside hydrolase family 18 protein, giving the protein MDASRASPIKAAYVPIFMKGTSGFLSLLSILLLAAPVSFSHAEFARVGYINSASSAWENYTQLFDHTYTHIITTFLIPDGTGAIDPYDAAKPVVVEEGDNPFGIVLINRAQAQGSKVLVSIGGSTVSYKVYTDIASDPNAKANFIANVIDFVSTYDYDGVDANFEGWGGGTKAADRDIVDQLILDLAQNVKDACPGALFTVTLAPLYYLPASPSATVVNSDLIDMAHHMSYDFMSQKYPPNGPFRMPGSVLWLAWDEGTVERSVWGAFSYLYAKGYNLSKITGGIPFYLTDHSSWDSVRNDTDWSLVSLHASYLEKQHPADSRWVNDPEAIEAKIAEYKKIGLSGVMEWQVGKEGTTGDLSQALYDAATKQDPLVMPLTINFMPPLADCPGSYRRDSGGAYGLRGDYGWQSH; this is encoded by the coding sequence GTGGATGCCTCCCGGGCATCGCCGATCAAGGCGGCATATGTCCCGATTTTCATGAAAGGGACTAGCGGCTTCCTTTCGCTCCTCTCCATCCTGCTCCTCGCCGCACCGGTATCCTTTTCGCACGCCGAGTTCGCGCGCGTCGGGTATATCAACAGCGCCTCGTCAGCGTGGGAGAATTACACCCAGTTGTTCGATCACACCTACACGCACATCATCACTACGTTCCTGATCCCAGACGGCACCGGTGCGATCGACCCGTACGATGCCGCCAAGCCTGTTGTGGTCGAGGAAGGCGATAATCCTTTCGGCATCGTGCTCATCAATAGGGCGCAGGCGCAAGGATCCAAAGTCCTCGTCTCGATCGGCGGCTCCACGGTGTCGTACAAGGTATATACGGATATCGCATCCGATCCGAATGCAAAGGCGAACTTCATCGCCAACGTAATCGACTTCGTTTCGACGTATGACTATGACGGCGTCGACGCGAATTTTGAAGGGTGGGGGGGGGGAACAAAGGCCGCGGATCGGGACATCGTGGACCAGTTGATCCTGGACCTCGCCCAAAACGTGAAGGATGCATGCCCCGGCGCGCTGTTCACCGTCACCCTCGCGCCGCTCTATTATCTCCCGGCGAGCCCGAGCGCCACGGTGGTCAACTCCGATCTCATAGACATGGCCCATCACATGAGCTACGACTTCATGAGCCAAAAGTACCCGCCCAACGGGCCTTTTCGGATGCCCGGGAGTGTGCTGTGGCTCGCGTGGGACGAGGGGACGGTGGAAAGGTCGGTGTGGGGGGCGTTCAGCTATCTCTATGCAAAGGGGTATAATCTATCGAAGATTACGGGCGGCATCCCGTTCTACCTGACAGATCACTCCTCATGGGACAGTGTGCGCAACGACACCGACTGGTCCCTCGTCAGTCTGCACGCCTCCTATCTGGAGAAACAACACCCTGCCGACAGCCGCTGGGTCAACGATCCGGAGGCAATCGAGGCGAAGATCGCGGAGTACAAGAAGATCGGGCTTTCGGGCGTGATGGAGTGGCAGGTGGGCAAGGAGGGGACGACGGGCGACCTCAGCCAGGCGCTCTACGACGCCGCCACGAAACAGGATCCCCTGGTAATGCCCCTGACAATCAACTTCATGCCGCCCCTTGCCGATTGCCCCGGCTCGTACAGGCGCGACAGCGGCGGCGCGTACGGGTTGAGGGGCGACTACGGCTGGCAATCGCACTGA